The Brevinematales bacterium genome contains the following window.
GTATGGAGGAGTTCCGCGAATAGGCCGGTATACGGATAGAGCTCGTCCGCGCGTAATGCCGCGACTGTCGATAACGCGATCATCGCGCCCCACACCATCCGGTTGTTTTTACTCCCGAGGAGTTTCACATAGCTGTCGCTGTATTCCGCGATGAGCGCGGGCGCGGTATAGCCGATCTCGTACAGCGTCTTGATGCAGTCGTTGGCGATATTCCTGTCCTTATCGAACAGATGCACCGCGAGTTGGCCGATACCCGCCGTGTCGTTCTTCTCCCGCAGTTCCTTCGCGAGCTCCTGGTTCGGTACTTCGTCGCGCCGCCCTAAGCCGGCCGCGAGCCTGTCAATCACACTCATAATCTCCCCCTCGCTCATTTCGTTTAGAGTACCACGAATAGGCGGATTCGTCAAACAATTTTCAAAAGTCGGGGCGTATTTTACAGTTTGCTGAAAATCGGTTATAATAATAGGAATTCGGAGGCATCATAGTGTTATTCAAAGACGAAGTAGAGATACATGTAAAAGCGGGTAAGGGCGGCGACGGGGCGGCGACGTTCCGGCGGGAGAAGTATATCGACCACGGCGGCCCCGACGGCGGCGACGGGGGGTACGGCGGCGACGTGATTATGCGCGCCGACGTCAACCTGCGCACGCTCTCGCATATCCATAACCGCCAGCGTTTCCGCGCCGGTAACGGGCATGACGGGATGAAGCAGCATATGACCGGGGCGATGGGCGAATCGACGGTGATTGTCGTACCGCAGGGTACGCAGGTGTTCGATACCGCGACCGGCGAGATGATGTGCGACCTCACCGGGCCGGATAGCGAATTTACGGTCGCGCGCGGGGGGAGAGGCGGGCCGGGCAATACCCACTTCAAGAGCTCGACCAACCAGACACCGTTCTACGCGAAGGCGGGAAAGCCCGGCGAGGAACGGACACTCCGTCTCGACCTGCGGCTGATCGCGCACGTAGGGTTGGTTGGTTTCCCCAACGCGGGCAAGTCCACGCTGATATCGAAGATCACCAACGCCCGCCCGAAGATCGCGGACTACCCGTTCACGACGCTCGAACCGAACCTCGGGGTGATGACCCCCGAAGGCGCGTACACGTCGGTACTGATCGCGGATATCCCGGGAT
Protein-coding sequences here:
- the obgE gene encoding GTPase ObgE; its protein translation is MVLFKDEVEIHVKAGKGGDGAATFRREKYIDHGGPDGGDGGYGGDVIMRADVNLRTLSHIHNRQRFRAGNGHDGMKQHMTGAMGESTVIVVPQGTQVFDTATGEMMCDLTGPDSEFTVARGGRGGPGNTHFKSSTNQTPFYAKAGKPGEERTLRLDLRLIAHVGLVGFPNAGKSTLISKITNARPKIADYPFTTLEPNLGVMTPEGAYTSVLIADIPGLIEGAHEGKGLGIEFLKHIERTKIILYVLDISGEPMKKFEILRDELRGYSETLASRRFMVALNKTDLVQEPKEIDKIVKKFKKLTPDVMTICALQGEGLKDLKWSIYNMYGECEKREKEAALHETPSKQFDF